In a genomic window of Paramicrobacterium chengjingii:
- a CDS encoding LacI family DNA-binding transcriptional regulator, with protein MVPNKRITIADIAKLAGVSPGAVSFALNDRPGVSDETRKRILAVAAEHQWVPNSAARALVGSHAGVVGLVVERPARSLGAEAFFTDLISGIQSGLAPSAAAMQMRVVRSLDDEVDTYRAWHSSKQVDGVIVLDPRDDDPRLDYIAQVNLPAIVIGSHPSRPDAPSAVWMDDAAAAHMVFDYLVALGHRSIGYVAGPEVFEHTTLRADVLRSFIDDGVESTIAFTDFSAGRAANVTRQLMSGRTPPSAVVFDNDVMAVAGLRVAQEMGISVPARLSVASFDDSIMAGLVSPSITCLSRDTFALGELAATTLLSQIAEPVRVDSVPGPTPSLTVRESTSPPSERRG; from the coding sequence ATGGTACCGAATAAGCGAATCACAATCGCAGATATCGCGAAACTCGCCGGGGTTTCCCCGGGAGCTGTCTCGTTCGCGCTCAATGATCGGCCAGGAGTGAGCGACGAGACGCGAAAACGCATTCTTGCTGTCGCGGCCGAGCATCAGTGGGTGCCCAACTCGGCGGCCCGAGCGCTCGTCGGATCGCACGCCGGCGTCGTCGGTCTCGTCGTCGAACGGCCCGCGCGAAGCCTCGGTGCCGAAGCGTTCTTCACCGACCTGATCTCCGGTATTCAGTCGGGACTGGCACCGAGTGCGGCGGCGATGCAGATGCGAGTCGTGCGCAGCCTCGACGACGAGGTCGACACCTACCGCGCGTGGCATAGCTCGAAGCAGGTTGACGGCGTCATCGTGCTTGACCCGCGCGACGACGATCCTCGGCTCGACTACATCGCACAGGTGAACCTGCCTGCAATCGTCATCGGCAGCCACCCCAGTAGGCCGGATGCCCCGTCCGCCGTGTGGATGGACGATGCGGCAGCCGCACACATGGTCTTCGATTATCTTGTCGCTCTCGGACATCGGAGCATCGGGTACGTCGCGGGCCCGGAGGTCTTCGAGCACACGACGCTGCGCGCAGATGTGCTTCGCTCGTTCATCGACGACGGCGTCGAGAGCACCATCGCGTTCACCGACTTCTCGGCAGGTCGCGCCGCCAATGTGACTCGTCAGCTCATGAGCGGGCGTACACCTCCGAGTGCCGTCGTGTTCGACAACGACGTCATGGCGGTAGCCGGGCTGCGCGTGGCACAGGAAATGGGCATCTCGGTGCCCGCGCGACTCTCTGTTGCTTCTTTCGACGACTCCATCATGGCGGGGCTCGTGAGCCCGTCGATCACGTGCCTCTCACGAGATACGTTCGCGCTCGGGGAGCTGGCTGCGACGACGCTGCTGAGTCAGATCGCCGAGCCGGTCCGCGTCGACAGCGTCCCCGGCCCCACACCGAGCCTGACGGTGCGCGAGAGCACGTCGCCGCCGAGCGAACGGCGCGGCTGA
- a CDS encoding alpha/beta hydrolase — protein sequence MSTESASTTIDPDAVMWSASESDRQGRPLLVLMHGYGSHEGDLFGLAPSLPLEPVIASLRAPHAAPWPLDGWSWFTAGTDDGPRRDHVNDSADAVIAWLDSLTVTPTSVGLLGFSQGGAMVAQLMRRDPKRFAYGLVMSGFITPGEEPGDAELAESKPPIFWGRGTGDEVIAESAIVRTTDWLPTHSTLSGRIYEGLGHGINQQGVADARAFIERNL from the coding sequence ATGAGCACCGAGTCGGCGAGCACGACGATCGATCCCGACGCCGTGATGTGGTCGGCATCCGAGTCCGACCGTCAGGGCCGGCCGCTGCTTGTGCTGATGCACGGGTACGGCTCGCACGAGGGCGACCTCTTCGGGCTCGCACCCTCTCTTCCGTTGGAGCCCGTGATCGCCTCGCTGCGAGCTCCGCATGCCGCCCCATGGCCGCTCGACGGATGGTCGTGGTTCACGGCCGGAACCGACGACGGGCCTCGTCGAGACCACGTGAATGACTCGGCGGATGCTGTCATCGCGTGGCTCGACTCTCTCACCGTGACGCCGACATCCGTCGGACTGCTCGGGTTCTCGCAGGGCGGCGCCATGGTAGCGCAGCTCATGCGACGCGACCCCAAACGTTTTGCATATGGGCTCGTCATGTCGGGCTTCATCACGCCAGGCGAAGAACCGGGCGATGCTGAATTGGCTGAGAGCAAACCGCCGATCTTCTGGGGGCGAGGTACAGGCGATGAGGTCATTGCCGAATCGGCGATCGTGCGCACTACGGATTGGCTGCCCACCCACTCCACCCTCTCGGGGCGCATATACGAGGGCCTCGGGCACGGCATCAACCAGCAGGGCGTCGCCGACGCCCGAGCTTTCATCGAGCGCAACCTCTGA
- a CDS encoding carbohydrate ABC transporter permease — MSTLATPRPEKKKDALRRDSRTFRADKPYRTRGSADIMKPSRAGLVGKYALMLAVLVIMVFPFLWQLSTSLKGAGENIYEFPPKLLPAELTFSNYTEVFDTIPVLNYAWHSLLVGVGTVGTNVVFATLGGYALGCLKFKYKGVIMAIFFSTLLLPGEVTLTSQYLTIKSLGLANSLWGVFLPGAISAVNVLLMAAACRMIPKETLEAATIDGATTAQRLRHIVWPNVRGMVSVVALFAFIGAWDDFLWPLVVLSDPANYTLTVGMEYLSSNFAANPRVIAAGTMIALIPIIILFATLQKHFFRGVEEGSVKG; from the coding sequence ATGAGCACGCTCGCAACGCCCAGGCCGGAGAAGAAGAAAGACGCCTTGCGCCGAGATTCCCGAACGTTTCGCGCAGACAAGCCCTATCGCACGCGCGGCTCGGCCGACATCATGAAGCCGTCACGTGCAGGGCTCGTCGGAAAGTACGCCCTGATGCTCGCCGTGCTCGTCATTATGGTCTTCCCCTTTCTATGGCAGCTGTCGACATCACTGAAAGGCGCGGGAGAGAACATCTACGAGTTCCCGCCGAAGCTGCTACCGGCTGAGCTCACCTTCAGCAATTACACCGAAGTCTTCGACACTATTCCCGTCTTGAACTACGCCTGGCACTCGCTGCTCGTGGGCGTCGGGACTGTGGGCACGAACGTCGTGTTCGCGACACTCGGCGGCTATGCACTCGGCTGCCTGAAGTTCAAGTACAAGGGCGTCATTATGGCGATCTTCTTCTCGACGCTGCTGCTGCCGGGCGAGGTAACGCTCACGAGCCAGTATCTGACCATCAAATCACTCGGACTGGCGAACAGCCTCTGGGGCGTGTTCCTGCCTGGAGCCATTTCGGCCGTCAATGTGCTGCTGATGGCCGCAGCGTGCCGCATGATTCCCAAGGAGACACTCGAAGCGGCGACGATCGACGGCGCAACGACCGCACAGAGGCTCCGGCACATCGTGTGGCCGAACGTGCGTGGCATGGTCTCTGTCGTCGCGCTCTTTGCCTTCATCGGAGCATGGGACGACTTCCTCTGGCCGCTCGTTGTACTCTCTGATCCCGCGAATTACACGCTGACGGTGGGAATGGAGTATCTCAGCTCGAACTTCGCGGCCAACCCGCGAGTCATCGCAGCAGGAACGATGATCGCCCTCATTCCGATCATCATTCTGTTCGCTACGCTCCAGAAACACTTCTTCCGAGGAGTCGAGGAAGGAAGCGTCAAGGGGTAG
- a CDS encoding HNH endonuclease signature motif containing protein, translating into MVNFTEFVKPPGGDAPPPGSPGASAQLLSMMVDSVAEQQELISSMQARVFTMVCQTVRFALRNDRVFVHDTTASPASREEWTRRALIAELALTLHLSERKVASMVQTSETLMKELPETLSALHDGQISVQHAEIMVSQAEGLDSQQKREFESIAIQAALSTTPPQFRTAAAAIRERLNPDSAAERKHRAMENRHIEVAPLPDGMGCLSVFGPIEKIKGIEAAARNTARSLKAAGDDRTVSQITADAVLDATMTGFTVDVSSRDELRAAKIRPTVRVTVPVMTLLGRSDEPGTLEGYGPIDADTARELAADAPSFTRLLTHPETGTVLSVGRDSYAVPADLRRLVEIRDETCGFAGCNRPASQCDIDHRHDWQYGGETSSDNLQPLCTSHHPLKHESTWQVNRADDGTIVWTSPLGRQFMVRPNGEPGFKRIVKFEETEQATVLAAPERKQLPDNPPF; encoded by the coding sequence ATGGTTAACTTTACTGAGTTCGTAAAACCGCCTGGTGGTGATGCTCCTCCTCCCGGATCGCCGGGAGCTTCTGCCCAGCTGCTGTCGATGATGGTTGACAGCGTCGCAGAGCAACAGGAGCTGATCTCGAGCATGCAGGCACGGGTATTCACCATGGTGTGTCAGACAGTGCGGTTCGCGTTGCGCAATGATCGCGTGTTCGTCCACGATACGACGGCGTCTCCCGCGTCACGTGAAGAGTGGACGAGACGTGCTCTGATCGCTGAGCTGGCGCTCACCCTGCATCTGTCGGAGCGGAAAGTCGCGTCGATGGTACAGACCAGTGAGACTCTGATGAAGGAGTTGCCCGAGACGCTGTCGGCATTGCACGACGGGCAGATCTCCGTGCAGCACGCAGAGATCATGGTCTCGCAAGCTGAAGGGCTTGATTCTCAGCAGAAGCGCGAGTTCGAGTCCATAGCCATCCAGGCGGCACTATCGACGACACCCCCACAGTTCCGCACTGCTGCCGCCGCGATTCGTGAGAGATTAAATCCAGATTCCGCAGCCGAACGCAAACATCGGGCGATGGAGAACCGTCATATCGAGGTGGCACCGCTTCCGGACGGCATGGGGTGTCTGTCGGTGTTTGGCCCGATTGAGAAGATCAAGGGAATCGAGGCAGCGGCCCGCAACACGGCGCGGTCGCTGAAAGCGGCTGGCGATGACCGCACAGTGTCGCAGATCACCGCAGATGCCGTTCTCGACGCCACGATGACCGGTTTCACCGTTGACGTATCATCGCGTGACGAGCTTCGGGCGGCGAAGATTCGGCCGACGGTTCGCGTCACGGTGCCGGTGATGACGTTGCTCGGGCGCTCGGACGAACCCGGCACACTTGAGGGTTACGGTCCGATCGATGCCGACACCGCCCGTGAGTTGGCGGCCGACGCACCGAGTTTTACCCGACTGCTCACCCATCCCGAGACCGGCACCGTACTCTCTGTCGGGCGCGATAGCTATGCGGTTCCCGCCGATCTGCGTCGTCTTGTCGAGATCCGAGACGAGACCTGCGGATTCGCCGGTTGCAATCGGCCCGCATCGCAATGCGATATCGATCATCGACACGACTGGCAGTACGGGGGCGAGACCAGCAGTGACAATTTGCAGCCACTGTGCACCTCCCACCATCCGTTGAAACACGAGTCAACATGGCAGGTGAACCGTGCCGATGACGGCACGATCGTCTGGACCTCTCCGCTGGGGCGTCAATTCATGGTTCGCCCCAACGGTGAACCGGGCTTCAAGCGGATCGTGAAATTCGAAGAAACGGAACAGGCAACCGTTCTTGCCGCCCCGGAAAGGAAGCAACTTCCCGACAACCCTCCGTTCTGA
- a CDS encoding alpha-mannosidase, protein MHEETSLTVGRVTRVLTERVTPAIYSTSHPLTVKTHQLEGEPIPPEDGLALDFAPFDVGSAWGPAWGTTWFKLTGEVPTDWSGHCVEARIDLGFDINMPGFQCEALVYRADGTPVKSINPRNQWVPISDAAEGGESIELYLEAASNPVLLDYHPFLPTQEGDIETSSPEPLYRTRHMELAVFEPEVFELSLDLEVLLELQAELPETGPRRMRILQALDNALDRLDLQRIVATASDARAQLRDALDSPAEASSHRIAAVGHAHIDSAWLWPVRETIRKVARTTSSMTELIENDPDFLYGMSSAQQYEWIKEHRPEVYARVKDAVAKGRFLPLGGMWVESDTVMPTGESIARQFSYGQRFFEKEFGIRSKGVWLPDSFGYSPALPQLMRRAGFEWFFTQKISWNQRNVFPHHSFLWEGIDGSRMFTHFPPMDTYNSQLSGEEVAKSTRQFRENRVATQSIAPVGWGDGGGGTTREMTGKARRLADLEGSARVQWQHPDDFFDAAKAELTDPAVWVGELYLELHRGTLTSQHATKAGNRRAEQALIEAELWATTAAVRDGAAYPHDELDRLWKLLLLHQFHDILPGTSIAWVHREAAATFAAIVADAQTIAAAARRVLAGEGDRELVFNPTSIAGPAPLGAAPAAASGPSVSLTERDGGFVLENDLVTVVITAEGLITSAVDTATGRDAIAPGTEANLFQLHQDFPNMWDAWDIDHFYRNRVDDLRAAESLSAQLVDGTAEVVVERSFSTSALRQTISLAPDSATVVLRTEIDWNETEKLLKLAFPLDLQAATTEAETQFGFHSRPTHVNTSWEAAKFETSMHRFVLVREPDFGVALVNDSIYGYDTTRDSTDAGVSTTVRLSLLRAPGFPDPDTDHGTHVITTGLVIGATPESATAAGIELNAPATVVTGANNVAPLVSVSGEGIVVSSVKLADDRSGDVVVRVYESRGRRATGALNVGFVHSGIREVSLIEDEIPDARTGAEFALTPFEVRTVRIAR, encoded by the coding sequence GTGCACGAAGAGACATCGTTGACCGTCGGTCGCGTCACCCGCGTCTTGACTGAGCGCGTCACACCTGCAATCTACTCGACGTCGCACCCCCTCACCGTGAAGACCCACCAACTCGAGGGTGAACCCATTCCCCCAGAAGACGGGCTTGCGCTCGACTTCGCCCCGTTCGATGTGGGGAGCGCGTGGGGCCCAGCCTGGGGAACCACCTGGTTCAAGCTCACTGGAGAGGTGCCAACCGACTGGAGCGGTCACTGCGTCGAGGCGCGCATCGACCTGGGCTTCGACATCAACATGCCGGGCTTCCAATGCGAAGCGCTCGTCTACCGTGCAGACGGCACACCCGTGAAGAGCATCAATCCACGCAACCAGTGGGTGCCCATTTCGGATGCCGCCGAGGGCGGCGAATCGATCGAGCTGTATCTCGAAGCAGCATCCAACCCGGTTCTTCTCGACTACCATCCCTTCCTTCCGACGCAGGAGGGCGACATCGAAACGTCGTCGCCCGAACCGCTGTATCGCACCCGACACATGGAGCTCGCCGTGTTCGAGCCCGAGGTGTTCGAGCTCTCTCTCGACCTCGAGGTGCTGCTTGAGCTTCAGGCCGAGCTGCCCGAGACGGGCCCACGCCGCATGCGCATTCTTCAGGCTCTCGACAACGCTCTCGACCGGCTTGACCTGCAGCGCATTGTGGCGACAGCATCCGATGCTCGTGCCCAGCTGCGTGATGCGCTCGACTCACCCGCTGAGGCCAGCAGTCATCGCATCGCCGCCGTCGGCCACGCGCACATCGATTCTGCCTGGCTTTGGCCCGTGCGCGAGACGATTCGCAAGGTCGCCCGCACAACCTCGTCGATGACCGAGCTCATCGAGAACGACCCTGATTTTCTGTACGGCATGTCGAGCGCTCAGCAGTACGAATGGATTAAGGAACACCGCCCCGAGGTCTATGCGCGGGTGAAGGATGCTGTCGCAAAGGGCCGGTTCCTTCCCCTCGGCGGCATGTGGGTGGAGTCCGACACGGTCATGCCCACCGGAGAGTCGATCGCGCGCCAGTTCTCGTATGGCCAGCGCTTCTTCGAGAAGGAGTTCGGCATTCGCTCGAAGGGCGTGTGGCTGCCCGACAGCTTCGGCTACTCCCCCGCGCTGCCGCAGCTGATGCGTCGCGCCGGGTTTGAATGGTTCTTCACACAGAAGATCTCGTGGAACCAGCGCAACGTGTTTCCGCACCACTCGTTCCTCTGGGAGGGAATCGACGGGTCGCGCATGTTCACGCACTTCCCACCGATGGACACGTACAACTCGCAGCTCTCGGGGGAGGAAGTAGCGAAGTCAACGCGCCAGTTCCGTGAGAACCGCGTGGCAACGCAGTCGATCGCCCCGGTCGGCTGGGGCGACGGCGGCGGCGGAACAACGCGAGAGATGACAGGCAAGGCGCGTCGGCTTGCAGATCTTGAGGGCAGCGCGCGCGTGCAGTGGCAGCATCCTGATGATTTCTTTGACGCGGCGAAGGCCGAGCTCACAGACCCGGCGGTCTGGGTCGGCGAGCTCTACCTCGAGCTGCACCGCGGTACCCTCACGAGCCAGCACGCAACAAAGGCGGGCAATCGCCGGGCAGAGCAGGCGCTCATCGAGGCCGAGCTGTGGGCGACGACGGCCGCTGTGCGCGACGGCGCCGCCTACCCGCATGACGAACTCGACCGGCTGTGGAAACTTCTGCTGCTGCACCAGTTTCACGACATTCTGCCCGGCACATCGATCGCCTGGGTGCACCGCGAGGCAGCTGCCACGTTCGCCGCAATCGTCGCCGATGCGCAGACGATCGCGGCTGCCGCGCGGCGCGTGCTCGCCGGTGAGGGCGACCGCGAGCTCGTGTTCAACCCGACGTCGATCGCGGGGCCCGCTCCCCTCGGCGCGGCGCCCGCCGCGGCATCCGGCCCCTCGGTCTCACTCACGGAGCGCGACGGCGGCTTTGTTCTCGAGAACGACCTGGTGACCGTTGTCATCACTGCTGAGGGCCTCATCACATCTGCAGTCGACACGGCAACGGGCCGTGACGCCATCGCGCCGGGCACAGAAGCCAACCTGTTTCAGCTGCACCAGGACTTCCCAAATATGTGGGATGCCTGGGATATCGACCACTTCTACCGCAACCGCGTCGACGACCTTCGCGCGGCCGAGTCACTCAGCGCTCAGCTCGTCGACGGCACCGCCGAGGTTGTCGTGGAGCGCTCGTTTTCGACGTCGGCCCTGCGCCAGACCATCTCGCTCGCACCCGACTCGGCGACGGTGGTGCTGCGCACCGAGATCGACTGGAATGAGACAGAGAAGCTGCTGAAGCTCGCATTCCCTCTCGACCTGCAGGCGGCGACCACCGAGGCCGAAACGCAGTTCGGATTCCACTCCCGCCCCACACACGTGAACACGAGCTGGGAAGCGGCGAAGTTCGAGACCTCCATGCACCGCTTCGTGCTGGTGCGCGAGCCCGATTTCGGCGTTGCCCTCGTGAACGACTCGATCTACGGCTACGACACGACGAGAGATTCGACGGATGCCGGTGTCTCGACGACCGTGCGACTTTCGCTTCTGCGCGCACCGGGGTTCCCTGATCCCGACACCGACCACGGCACGCACGTGATCACGACGGGGCTGGTGATCGGCGCGACACCCGAGAGTGCGACCGCCGCGGGCATCGAGCTGAACGCGCCGGCAACCGTCGTCACCGGCGCGAACAACGTGGCACCACTTGTCTCCGTCTCGGGCGAGGGCATCGTCGTCTCGAGCGTCAAGCTCGCCGATGACCGCTCGGGCGACGTCGTCGTGCGTGTCTACGAGTCGCGCGGTCGACGCGCCACGGGAGCGCTCAATGTGGGCTTTGTGCACAGCGGCATCCGCGAGGTTTCACTCATCGAAGACGAGATTCCGGATGCCCGAACAGGCGCCGAGTTTGCGCTGACGCCGTTCGAAGTGCGCACCGTCCGCATCGCGCGCTGA
- a CDS encoding DUF998 domain-containing protein: protein MSAVRRPARAASASTRREAQRGIYVEVEALIAGLAAALIAVVFAVIAFGGMSVPIWTDWEWGHWSIGMVSVSAVVVLGTVAAGIGYWRSRRLRGQEWRLELPSWKFMLDAVVVAIVHTALGALATAVLLFVVQLAFRRLTIDPVSASIGCAVVTGLAAYMLYLAVSRLNTVSLSQRMFLFVGVGLLTAMATSTDPVWWRYQISVLGAYGNRPSISFNAILIVAGILVTTFALYVDRDIRNLHAARVIRYRLAAPMVSILFIAMGVALAGIGLVPVNVSVMAHNVFAIGLSAIFGILMLISPIALRGMPLPFFLATLGSLVLLSGATWLFYGPGLLPLTNYELIAFGVLFAWITMFVRFLAAMLATRGADAALAQPVREPRATTETVRVDHDASGTDVRADVDAEVDAAAEGEADAESPSPQPHIMPLPGDVPPRPPLPNPHDTGLRR from the coding sequence ATGTCTGCCGTTCGTCGACCCGCTCGCGCCGCCTCCGCGTCGACCAGACGCGAGGCTCAGCGCGGCATTTATGTTGAGGTCGAAGCGCTTATTGCCGGGCTGGCTGCAGCTCTCATCGCGGTCGTCTTCGCAGTGATCGCCTTCGGCGGTATGTCCGTGCCGATCTGGACTGATTGGGAGTGGGGTCACTGGTCGATTGGCATGGTCTCGGTGAGCGCCGTCGTCGTTCTCGGAACCGTCGCCGCGGGCATCGGATACTGGCGCTCGCGCCGGCTCAGGGGCCAAGAGTGGCGTCTCGAACTCCCGTCATGGAAGTTCATGCTCGATGCCGTGGTCGTCGCCATCGTGCACACGGCGCTTGGCGCACTCGCCACCGCTGTTCTTCTTTTCGTTGTACAGCTTGCGTTCCGGCGTCTCACCATCGACCCGGTAAGCGCGTCGATCGGATGCGCCGTCGTCACGGGACTCGCCGCGTACATGCTCTATCTCGCGGTATCGCGGCTCAACACAGTGAGCCTGTCGCAGCGAATGTTCCTCTTCGTCGGTGTCGGCCTCCTCACGGCCATGGCGACGTCGACGGATCCCGTCTGGTGGCGGTATCAGATCAGCGTGCTTGGCGCCTACGGCAACCGGCCAAGCATCAGCTTTAACGCGATTCTCATTGTCGCCGGCATCCTCGTCACCACATTCGCGCTCTACGTCGATCGAGACATTCGCAACCTGCATGCGGCCCGCGTGATTCGTTACCGCCTGGCAGCGCCAATGGTGTCGATTCTGTTCATCGCGATGGGGGTGGCTCTCGCGGGTATTGGCCTCGTTCCCGTCAATGTGAGCGTCATGGCACACAACGTCTTCGCCATCGGACTTTCTGCGATCTTCGGCATTCTCATGCTGATATCGCCCATTGCGTTGCGCGGAATGCCACTGCCGTTCTTTCTCGCAACGCTAGGCAGTCTTGTTCTTCTGAGCGGAGCGACGTGGTTGTTTTACGGGCCAGGCCTTCTGCCGCTCACTAATTATGAGCTCATCGCCTTTGGGGTGCTCTTCGCCTGGATTACGATGTTCGTCCGATTTCTCGCCGCCATGCTGGCTACGCGAGGGGCGGATGCTGCGCTAGCGCAACCCGTCCGCGAGCCGCGAGCGACGACGGAGACGGTTCGTGTCGACCACGATGCTTCTGGCACCGACGTGCGCGCCGACGTTGACGCCGAAGTCGACGCAGCTGCTGAAGGTGAGGCCGACGCTGAGTCGCCAAGCCCGCAGCCGCACATCATGCCGCTGCCCGGCGACGTGCCCCCGAGGCCGCCGCTGCCGAACCCGCACGACACGGGGCTGCGCCGCTGA
- a CDS encoding arsenate reductase ArsC: MTDFTSPSPRHPPVVLFVCVHNAGRSQMAAGFLSALGGDAVEVRSAGSMPADQINPVAVEAMAEVGIDITAKAPTVLTTDAVRHADAVITMGCGDACPVFPGKRYEDWQLDDPAGQGIDAVRPIRDEIRSRILTLMNELGIGGIGH, encoded by the coding sequence GTGACTGACTTCACATCGCCGTCACCACGGCATCCGCCGGTTGTTCTCTTCGTCTGCGTGCACAACGCCGGCCGCTCGCAGATGGCCGCGGGCTTTCTCTCTGCTCTCGGCGGCGATGCCGTTGAGGTGCGCTCCGCCGGCTCGATGCCAGCCGATCAGATCAACCCGGTCGCCGTCGAGGCGATGGCCGAGGTCGGCATCGACATCACCGCTAAAGCGCCCACAGTGCTGACGACTGACGCAGTCAGGCACGCGGATGCCGTCATTACGATGGGCTGCGGTGATGCCTGCCCTGTCTTCCCCGGCAAACGCTACGAAGACTGGCAGCTTGACGACCCGGCGGGTCAGGGCATCGATGCCGTGCGCCCGATCCGTGACGAGATCCGCTCGCGCATCCTGACGCTCATGAACGAGCTTGGCATCGGCGGCATCGGGCACTGA
- a CDS encoding NUDIX hydrolase family protein: MAVRTPDPDQPDEPEEPRGASAPGWLSDIELEQIRHRLPLLYVEAVPVRVDGMGVVTEVGVLLRATATGQMTRTLVSGRVMYGETLRDALFRHLEKDLGPMAFPLLPASPTPFTVAEYFPMPGLSPFSDERQHAVSLAYVVPVTGTCEPRQDALELTWMPPDEAQSEAVAAEMEGGRGTLLRMALASVGRIV, from the coding sequence ATGGCCGTTCGAACTCCAGACCCCGATCAGCCCGACGAGCCTGAAGAGCCGCGCGGCGCTTCGGCACCGGGCTGGCTGAGTGACATCGAGCTCGAGCAGATTCGGCACCGCCTTCCGCTGCTCTACGTCGAGGCGGTGCCCGTTCGCGTTGACGGCATGGGCGTCGTCACCGAGGTCGGCGTTCTGCTGCGCGCCACGGCGACCGGCCAGATGACACGGACGCTGGTCTCGGGGCGCGTCATGTATGGCGAGACGTTGCGCGATGCGCTGTTCCGTCACCTTGAGAAGGATCTCGGGCCCATGGCATTTCCCCTGCTTCCCGCGTCGCCGACGCCGTTCACCGTCGCCGAGTACTTTCCGATGCCGGGGCTTTCGCCGTTCAGCGATGAACGCCAGCACGCCGTATCGCTTGCGTATGTTGTTCCCGTCACGGGAACCTGCGAACCCAGACAGGATGCTCTCGAGCTCACCTGGATGCCGCCGGACGAGGCGCAGTCCGAAGCCGTTGCCGCCGAGATGGAGGGCGGCCGCGGCACACTGCTGCGCATGGCGCTCGCGAGCGTCGGCCGCATCGTCTAA
- a CDS encoding D-alanine--D-alanine ligase family protein: MRVAVLFGGASEERDVSIASASQIIPALRRRGHDVVAVDTASGAISPHDESARLTMSVGTTPPTGSDLSLARRSDNALRLPSEVADADVAFIALHGGSGEDGRLQALLELAGIRYTGSGPLGSGLALDKDVSKSLLRSASIRTPDWLMAPATAEEVASVLGYPVIVKPAVQGSTVGLRIVRQPDDLADAVLEASAFGSVMIEAFIRGRELTAGVLNDEPLAVGEIIIDPDEAFTYEDKYQLGAVRETFPADLPPAVTESVREITLATHRALRLESYSRTDFRLDENGVAWVIEANSLPGMTATSLLPQSAAAVGIDYDELCDRICSHAASSFRS, from the coding sequence ATGCGAGTTGCAGTCTTATTCGGTGGTGCAAGTGAAGAACGCGATGTATCAATTGCGAGCGCCTCGCAGATCATCCCCGCTCTTCGACGCCGCGGACATGACGTCGTAGCCGTCGACACTGCATCCGGAGCGATCTCGCCCCACGACGAGTCAGCGCGGCTCACGATGTCCGTTGGAACCACGCCTCCGACCGGCTCCGATCTCTCGCTCGCCAGGCGCTCCGATAATGCTCTTCGGCTTCCATCGGAGGTTGCCGACGCCGACGTAGCCTTCATCGCGCTTCATGGTGGCTCAGGCGAAGACGGGCGCCTCCAAGCGCTCCTCGAGCTCGCCGGAATCCGCTACACGGGCTCCGGCCCGCTCGGCAGCGGCCTCGCTCTTGACAAAGATGTCAGCAAATCGCTTCTTCGCTCGGCCAGCATCCGAACCCCCGATTGGCTCATGGCCCCTGCCACTGCTGAAGAAGTCGCGTCGGTTCTCGGGTACCCGGTGATTGTGAAGCCCGCCGTTCAAGGTTCGACTGTCGGTCTCCGCATAGTGCGTCAGCCCGATGACCTTGCAGACGCCGTACTCGAAGCATCCGCCTTCGGCTCTGTCATGATCGAGGCGTTCATTCGTGGTCGCGAACTCACCGCCGGCGTCCTCAACGACGAACCCCTCGCCGTCGGCGAGATCATCATCGACCCCGATGAAGCTTTCACTTATGAAGACAAGTACCAGCTCGGTGCCGTCCGTGAGACTTTTCCAGCCGATCTGCCGCCCGCCGTCACAGAGTCGGTGCGTGAAATCACTCTCGCTACGCACCGTGCATTGCGCTTGGAATCGTACAGCCGTACCGATTTTCGACTCGACGAGAACGGAGTCGCCTGGGTCATTGAAGCAAACAGCCTCCCTGGTATGACGGCGACAAGCCTGCTGCCCCAATCGGCGGCGGCGGTCGGCATCGATTATGACGAACTCTGCGATCGCATTTGCTCACACGCAGCATCGAGTTTTCGGAGCTGA